The proteins below are encoded in one region of Buttiauxella gaviniae:
- a CDS encoding nuclear transport factor 2 family protein, translating into MTRLPGFSPQFDSIQQFILTLTHVVWEQKDIGQLADFYATPVVFNTPEKQLNDLSQFMRLTLEAMHSFPQRTVLTEDILSTHTPQFEYYAAQRTLACIQHQGEGFFGKPSGKAVWVRTWADRVCAEGAVRQEWLLQDRAAIVSQIGMDVRDFALQLANTRREAGLENISAEEMDARWAGGPEGDDIDGPLAGLVERYLSMWAGGNSGVVPGLYHPAATLHGPGHVLRTGEQDIGGFLSGYRASFADSETHLHHLVVRRDANEPVRLSLRWSLLTWHDGYGKFGAPSRRPVSITGISQLELRDGLIIREYLGIDELAIWSQILN; encoded by the coding sequence ATGACCAGGTTGCCGGGCTTTAGCCCTCAGTTTGATTCCATACAGCAGTTTATTCTGACGTTAACCCATGTGGTGTGGGAGCAAAAAGACATCGGCCAACTGGCAGATTTCTACGCCACGCCAGTGGTGTTCAATACTCCAGAAAAGCAGCTTAACGACCTTTCGCAGTTTATGCGCCTGACGCTTGAAGCGATGCACAGTTTCCCGCAGCGCACGGTGTTAACGGAAGATATTCTCTCTACCCACACCCCGCAGTTTGAGTATTACGCCGCCCAGCGTACGCTCGCCTGTATTCAACACCAGGGCGAAGGATTCTTTGGTAAGCCGAGTGGCAAAGCGGTATGGGTGCGAACCTGGGCCGATCGGGTTTGTGCTGAAGGCGCGGTGCGCCAGGAGTGGTTATTGCAGGACCGCGCCGCCATTGTTTCGCAAATTGGAATGGATGTGCGGGATTTTGCCCTCCAGCTTGCCAATACCCGCCGTGAGGCCGGGCTTGAAAATATCTCAGCAGAAGAGATGGATGCTCGCTGGGCGGGTGGCCCGGAAGGGGATGATATTGATGGCCCGCTTGCGGGGCTGGTGGAACGCTATTTGTCGATGTGGGCGGGTGGCAACAGCGGCGTGGTGCCGGGGCTGTATCATCCCGCGGCGACACTTCACGGGCCGGGGCATGTATTGCGTACCGGCGAGCAAGATATTGGCGGTTTCTTGTCAGGCTATCGAGCTTCGTTTGCTGATAGCGAAACGCATCTGCACCATCTGGTGGTGCGTCGTGACGCCAATGAGCCAGTGCGCTTATCGTTGCGCTGGTCACTGTTAACCTGGCACGATGGCTACGGGAAATTCGGTGCACCGTCGCGACGCCCGGTATCCATCACTGGCATTAGCCAACTGGAATTACGTGATGGCTTAATTATTCGGGAATATCTCGGTATCGATGAATTAGCGATTTGGTCACAGATTCTGAATTAA
- a CDS encoding putative bifunctional diguanylate cyclase/phosphodiesterase, with protein MIDKELINHDVVVPREKVSYPRSKYHWYHSITGKVAIYLMIGILIAYGVGSGAGLFEVNRISHEQWFKQAATNSQISSYIIRNIYTSVAVKSNHEGQVVTIETERPLDDDETVIQTGFNPADMLTLISTQTHNPAWLLLYDEKQGFIDTESAQKLSAIDEKDNVSALKRYYRGFATLGGKEYFVGSIPIVTSSGKLLGAIVSSIGERDALSATHNKLLKNTLFMLIFILGVTVIVVNWLVRNLFRPVPRLVQAVSLIADEKTDEVTPFQNQDDEIGELAKAIEKLRVAMVDRGYLQRMQEMAQKMEYMAYHDSLTLLPNRVAYRKSIDERLSQLSTQGTIFNLLLIDLDNFKPVNDTYGHVIGDELLIECSARLFALLGEGDMANRLGGDEFSILQQVNRDPIGEAQSLAKKVLEALSKPFTCSGHTLSISSSIGIACAPQHGNTREDLFAHADLALYTSKSFGRNCSHFYSYGMTMNPSNNLLFSQEIENGIRNNEFILHYQKIVGLNSNSTTKGYEALVRWQHPVRGLLQPHDFISVSEDIGLIEKLGEWLLYSACKEAAHWPLTKTVAVNVSPHQLRTMKIVETIRCALQESGLDPARLAIEITGSEQLDREATLPVLQAIQALGVGLALDEFGTGFATLDYLIIFPFSHFKISRTLIDVIDKSEDSRALVSMLVAFAARRGFNVTAEGVETRQQYEILADLGNERLTAQGYYFGRAADSTRVITELEHEKMETTCRL; from the coding sequence ATGATTGATAAAGAGCTCATTAATCATGATGTTGTGGTGCCTCGGGAAAAGGTTTCCTATCCTCGCAGCAAATACCACTGGTACCATTCCATTACTGGAAAAGTCGCCATTTATCTGATGATTGGGATCTTAATTGCCTATGGCGTGGGTTCCGGCGCCGGTCTTTTTGAAGTCAACCGCATCTCCCACGAACAATGGTTTAAACAAGCCGCCACCAACTCGCAAATTTCCAGCTATATCATTCGTAACATTTACACTTCCGTCGCCGTTAAATCGAATCATGAAGGCCAGGTTGTCACCATCGAAACTGAACGCCCGTTGGACGATGACGAGACGGTGATCCAGACCGGTTTTAACCCAGCCGATATGCTGACCCTGATATCAACGCAGACCCACAATCCGGCATGGCTGCTGTTATATGATGAAAAACAGGGGTTTATTGATACCGAATCGGCACAAAAATTATCGGCGATTGATGAAAAAGATAACGTTTCGGCATTAAAACGTTACTACCGAGGTTTTGCCACGTTAGGCGGTAAAGAGTATTTCGTGGGTTCAATTCCTATCGTTACCTCTTCAGGAAAGCTCTTGGGTGCCATTGTCAGTAGCATTGGTGAACGCGATGCGCTATCAGCCACTCATAATAAGTTATTGAAAAACACCTTATTCATGCTGATTTTTATCCTCGGCGTCACGGTGATTGTCGTTAATTGGCTGGTACGTAATCTCTTCCGCCCCGTTCCGCGGCTTGTTCAGGCGGTGAGTCTCATTGCTGATGAGAAAACCGACGAGGTGACCCCTTTCCAGAATCAGGATGATGAAATTGGTGAGCTGGCGAAAGCGATTGAAAAGCTACGGGTGGCAATGGTTGACCGCGGCTATCTACAACGGATGCAGGAGATGGCGCAAAAAATGGAATACATGGCCTACCATGATTCCCTGACCCTGCTGCCAAATCGCGTGGCCTACCGAAAATCTATCGACGAACGGCTGTCACAGTTAAGTACTCAGGGGACGATTTTCAACCTGCTGCTTATCGATCTGGATAATTTCAAACCGGTCAACGACACCTACGGTCATGTTATCGGCGATGAATTATTGATTGAATGTTCCGCCCGCTTATTTGCCCTACTCGGCGAGGGGGATATGGCCAATCGCCTTGGCGGAGACGAATTTTCTATTCTTCAGCAGGTCAATCGCGACCCGATTGGCGAAGCACAATCGCTGGCAAAAAAAGTTTTAGAAGCGTTAAGCAAACCCTTCACCTGTAGCGGTCATACTCTTTCTATCAGTAGCAGCATAGGAATTGCCTGCGCCCCTCAGCATGGCAATACCCGAGAAGATTTATTCGCCCACGCTGACCTTGCGCTATATACCTCGAAAAGTTTCGGCCGCAACTGCTCTCATTTCTATTCTTATGGCATGACGATGAATCCGTCCAATAACCTACTTTTTAGCCAGGAAATTGAAAACGGCATCAGAAATAATGAATTTATTCTGCATTATCAAAAAATTGTCGGCCTCAATAGTAATAGCACCACCAAAGGTTACGAGGCGCTCGTCCGCTGGCAACATCCGGTTCGCGGTCTTCTCCAGCCTCATGATTTTATTTCCGTATCTGAAGATATTGGTCTTATAGAAAAACTGGGTGAATGGCTTCTCTACAGCGCCTGTAAAGAGGCGGCCCATTGGCCGCTTACAAAAACAGTGGCGGTAAATGTTTCGCCCCATCAGCTTCGCACCATGAAAATCGTCGAGACTATACGCTGTGCATTACAGGAGAGTGGTCTGGATCCTGCGCGCCTGGCGATAGAAATCACCGGCTCCGAACAGCTTGACCGCGAAGCTACCCTGCCCGTCTTACAAGCCATACAGGCGCTGGGCGTGGGGCTGGCCTTGGACGAATTCGGCACGGGATTTGCGACTCTGGATTACCTGATTATCTTCCCGTTCAGCCACTTTAAAATTTCACGCACACTCATTGATGTAATCGATAAAAGTGAAGACAGCCGTGCACTGGTGAGCATGTTGGTGGCTTTTGCAGCCAGGCGCGGGTTTAACGTTACAGCGGAAGGTGTGGAAACTCGGCAACAATATGAAATTCTGGCCGACCTTGGCAATGAGAGGCTGACGGCGCAAGGCTATTATTTTGGACGCGCGGCAGACAGTACACGAGTCATAACAGAACTGGAGCATGAGAAAATGGAGACAACATGCCGTTTATAG
- a CDS encoding amino acid ABC transporter substrate-binding protein, translated as MPFIATHLYQSFFSLAVTLLLSIGLLAPATSKADDLLSRIAQTHTLTLSYQTDVFPFSYYEDNKPQGYSIDICHKLVDMIKEELHLPALKVKWVPVSTATQFLTIKNKSIDMGCIPTIDTAERQKTVTFSLPYFFSATRFVSRKEDDISGIEELNGHTVMVKSGTVFVKHIQAANTQHQLSLNIDLGTDNIKAFSDLESGKTPAIVSSDVLILALMKLSGHPQAFVMSEDSLSPRLPIAMPMQKNNPAFTDLINHSMSRLIHSQDFIAIYNKWFLQPIMPEGITLNMPLSPELQQSISSATLYAY; from the coding sequence ATGCCGTTTATAGCCACACATTTATACCAATCGTTTTTTTCGCTGGCTGTGACGCTGTTGTTAAGTATTGGCCTGCTGGCACCGGCAACCAGCAAGGCTGACGATCTTTTGTCTCGCATCGCGCAAACCCATACGCTGACCCTGAGCTATCAAACGGATGTTTTTCCTTTCTCCTATTACGAGGATAACAAACCGCAAGGTTACTCCATTGATATCTGCCATAAGCTCGTCGATATGATTAAGGAGGAGCTTCATCTCCCCGCGCTGAAAGTGAAATGGGTTCCTGTCTCAACCGCCACCCAGTTTTTGACCATTAAAAATAAAAGCATTGATATGGGTTGTATCCCGACGATTGATACGGCTGAGCGTCAAAAAACCGTGACCTTTTCTCTGCCCTATTTCTTCTCCGCCACCCGTTTCGTCTCGCGCAAAGAAGACGATATCTCAGGTATCGAAGAGTTAAACGGGCATACCGTCATGGTCAAAAGCGGCACCGTGTTCGTTAAACATATTCAGGCGGCTAATACCCAACATCAGCTTTCGCTCAATATCGATCTCGGTACGGACAACATCAAAGCGTTTTCCGACCTGGAAAGTGGCAAAACACCGGCAATAGTCTCAAGCGATGTGCTGATTCTTGCCCTGATGAAACTTTCCGGGCATCCGCAGGCGTTTGTGATGTCTGAAGACTCTCTCAGCCCGCGGTTGCCTATTGCTATGCCGATGCAGAAAAACAATCCGGCCTTTACCGATCTGATTAATCATTCAATGAGTCGTCTAATCCACAGCCAGGATTTTATCGCTATTTATAATAAATGGTTTTTACAACCGATAATGCCTGAGGGAATTACCCTCAACATGCCATTATCCCCAGAGCTACAACAGTCGATTTCATCGGCAACACTTTATGCTTACTAA
- a CDS encoding EAL domain-containing protein, with the protein MTYNITTKNTNNIFHQLKTRFINNRISQAVLSSTMAIMPFSVLRGLVIVASTLCQDVHWVKTAVWLENLQQSMLTFLPILLNIIFSIQWAVRYRLSIMLCISLSLTVLLGITGLEHSNEANFLIGVSLPVSLLSAIFTNLILEKNINLFRTNKVKLNWPFSKIVLTFLGKLLLLVVTGHLILRASDWLTQDITAVIYPDNFIHGLLYEVIRETTWFFGIHGYYIFQDIGFRLMNNTIANIDAWKAGHASLNILSTSFYETWCATGGSGATLSLLICLLISRNPSNRHLIKVSLPLAIFNINEPLIFGVPVVLNPVMFIPFVMTPAVDYILAYYATLWHVVPPVHQMVGWATPALINVWLGTDGAARAVLFQIFLIALGTGIYWPFLRYMEKRDHKEITLPCGNKRFVPLKGNQFQLPVPGHRDVESPHHYLSEMNDYIDARRNINELQSSGNFVLWFQPQITLDEQKIVAMEVLLRHQGDDGKITPPIFLKYYERIGMMPEIDFWVLENAVEALHHDLSRFPGMTLSVNISPQTLLAPNFLSLVGKLLRTPLPSGWQLEMEITESQKVNEPKRVIEVLAALRQLGIKIALDDFGSGYSTLSYLTQYELDKIKLDRTLVLGLAREGGEAFLHHVVQLCKTSGNQVLIEGVETNEEHRIVKNCGIHLAQGYLFHRPQPINKICELLNAKA; encoded by the coding sequence ATGACTTACAATATAACAACAAAAAATACAAACAACATTTTCCACCAATTAAAAACCAGATTTATTAACAACCGTATTTCACAGGCGGTTCTCAGTAGTACTATGGCGATTATGCCATTTTCAGTTTTACGCGGCTTGGTTATTGTTGCAAGTACGTTATGTCAGGATGTGCATTGGGTAAAAACCGCTGTATGGCTTGAGAATTTGCAGCAAAGTATGCTGACCTTTCTCCCTATTCTGTTAAATATTATATTTTCAATTCAGTGGGCGGTAAGATATCGGCTTTCAATTATGCTCTGTATATCGCTCAGTTTAACGGTATTACTGGGCATTACCGGGCTTGAACATAGTAATGAAGCCAATTTTTTAATTGGCGTTAGTTTACCCGTCTCCCTGTTATCAGCTATTTTTACCAATCTTATTTTAGAAAAAAATATTAATCTTTTCCGCACTAATAAAGTGAAATTAAATTGGCCCTTCAGCAAAATAGTCCTCACTTTTCTCGGAAAACTGTTATTGCTGGTAGTGACAGGTCATTTAATATTACGAGCCAGTGATTGGCTAACGCAAGACATTACTGCCGTTATTTATCCTGATAACTTTATTCATGGCCTGCTTTATGAAGTGATCCGTGAAACCACCTGGTTTTTTGGTATTCATGGTTACTATATTTTCCAGGACATTGGCTTCAGGCTAATGAATAACACCATAGCTAATATAGATGCATGGAAAGCAGGCCATGCGTCATTAAATATTTTAAGCACTTCATTTTATGAAACGTGGTGCGCTACTGGCGGAAGCGGCGCTACGTTAAGCCTGTTAATTTGCCTGTTGATTAGCCGAAACCCGTCCAATCGACATTTGATTAAAGTTTCCCTGCCTTTGGCCATCTTTAACATTAATGAACCCCTTATTTTTGGCGTGCCAGTCGTTCTTAACCCGGTGATGTTTATTCCGTTCGTCATGACGCCGGCTGTGGATTACATTCTCGCCTATTACGCCACGCTTTGGCATGTCGTCCCCCCTGTTCACCAGATGGTGGGTTGGGCAACGCCCGCCTTGATTAATGTCTGGTTAGGCACAGATGGCGCGGCGCGTGCGGTATTGTTCCAGATATTTTTGATAGCCCTCGGCACCGGGATTTACTGGCCATTCCTGCGTTATATGGAAAAGCGTGATCACAAAGAGATTACCCTGCCTTGCGGCAATAAACGTTTTGTGCCGCTCAAAGGGAATCAGTTTCAATTACCCGTTCCGGGGCATCGTGATGTTGAATCCCCCCATCACTATCTTTCCGAAATGAATGATTATATTGATGCCAGACGTAATATTAATGAACTGCAAAGCAGCGGAAATTTTGTGCTGTGGTTCCAGCCGCAGATCACCCTCGACGAGCAAAAAATTGTCGCCATGGAGGTTTTACTGCGTCATCAGGGTGATGACGGTAAAATTACCCCGCCTATCTTTTTAAAGTATTACGAACGTATTGGGATGATGCCGGAAATAGATTTTTGGGTACTGGAGAATGCTGTAGAAGCGCTTCATCACGATCTCTCCCGCTTTCCGGGCATGACGCTCTCGGTAAATATTTCTCCGCAAACATTACTTGCCCCTAATTTCCTGAGTCTGGTGGGTAAATTACTGCGTACGCCGTTACCTTCGGGTTGGCAATTAGAGATGGAAATTACCGAATCACAAAAAGTTAATGAACCTAAACGTGTTATTGAAGTTCTGGCGGCACTTCGCCAATTAGGGATAAAAATTGCCCTTGATGATTTTGGCTCCGGTTATTCAACGCTTTCTTATTTAACTCAATATGAGTTGGATAAAATTAAACTGGATAGAACCCTGGTGCTCGGACTCGCTCGCGAAGGCGGCGAAGCGTTTCTTCATCACGTTGTCCAGCTTTGTAAAACATCAGGTAATCAAGTGCTGATTGAAGGCGTGGAAACAAATGAGGAACACCGAATCGTTAAGAACTGTGGAATCCATCTGGCGCAGGGCTATCTGTTCCACCGCCCCCAACCTATTAATAAAATTTGTGAGCTTCTGAATGCAAAAGCTTAA
- the hisD gene encoding histidinol dehydrogenase, whose protein sequence is MGAIAESDVEFIKRPQGQDVQADRTLTETVQNIIDQVRERGDAALRDFSAKFDKTTPDNFEVSEGEIATALADLDPQTRKDSEFAIAQVKRFAQAQLATMQPLDVETLPGVHLGHRIIPIQTVGCYVPGGRYPILSAPVMSIVPAVVAGCDEIIACLPPGAHPAMIAICHLAGAHRIFKVGGAQAIAAMAWGTESIPVVDKVVGPGNAFVNEAKRQVFGKVGIDALAGPSEIYVIADDSADPRILAADLLAQAEHDVHTRVGMATTSPKIARDTLAEIERQLTNLPTAVTAGEAWKRQGEIVICRDEAQLIAWADHMATEHLQVHTRDPHATASKIRNYGSLFIGQNASVVFSDKCCGTNHTLPTMAAARYTGGLWVGAYVKICTHQWIDDHGIAAVAQPAVRQSRTEGMQAHRRAAEIRLLPNSIDAITNGERD, encoded by the coding sequence ATGGGCGCGATTGCAGAGTCTGATGTTGAGTTTATCAAACGTCCGCAAGGGCAAGATGTGCAGGCTGACCGCACGTTAACCGAGACGGTACAGAATATTATCGACCAGGTTCGTGAGCGGGGTGACGCCGCACTGCGTGACTTTTCAGCAAAGTTTGATAAAACCACGCCGGACAATTTTGAAGTCTCGGAAGGTGAAATCGCCACGGCCCTGGCGGATCTGGATCCACAAACCCGCAAGGACAGCGAGTTTGCCATCGCGCAGGTGAAACGTTTTGCCCAGGCGCAACTGGCGACCATGCAGCCGTTGGATGTGGAAACATTACCGGGTGTGCATCTGGGGCATCGCATAATCCCTATCCAGACAGTGGGGTGTTATGTGCCAGGCGGGCGCTACCCGATTTTGTCGGCTCCGGTGATGTCGATTGTTCCGGCGGTTGTGGCGGGCTGCGACGAAATCATTGCCTGTTTGCCGCCTGGTGCGCATCCGGCAATGATTGCCATTTGTCACCTCGCGGGTGCACATCGCATTTTTAAAGTGGGCGGCGCGCAGGCAATTGCGGCGATGGCCTGGGGAACGGAATCTATTCCGGTCGTGGATAAAGTCGTTGGGCCGGGCAACGCGTTTGTTAACGAAGCAAAGCGCCAGGTGTTTGGTAAAGTGGGCATCGACGCCCTGGCCGGGCCGAGTGAGATTTATGTCATTGCTGATGACAGTGCTGACCCGCGAATTTTAGCCGCCGATCTGTTAGCTCAGGCAGAGCACGATGTGCATACCCGCGTGGGCATGGCGACCACCAGTCCGAAAATTGCGCGTGACACGCTGGCAGAAATTGAGCGTCAGCTGACAAACTTGCCTACCGCTGTAACCGCCGGTGAAGCCTGGAAACGGCAGGGGGAAATTGTTATCTGCCGCGATGAAGCGCAGTTGATTGCCTGGGCCGACCATATGGCGACCGAACATCTTCAGGTGCATACCCGCGACCCGCATGCCACAGCCAGTAAAATCCGCAATTATGGATCGCTGTTTATCGGGCAAAATGCCAGCGTAGTGTTTTCCGACAAATGTTGTGGAACTAACCATACGCTGCCGACGATGGCCGCCGCTCGTTATACCGGCGGATTGTGGGTCGGTGCGTATGTAAAAATTTGCACCCATCAATGGATTGATGACCACGGTATTGCGGCGGTAGCACAACCGGCAGTACGTCAAAGCCGCACGGAAGGGATGCAGGCGCACCGTCGTGCGGCAGAAATTCGTTTGTTGCCCAATAGTATCGATGCCATAACAAATGGAGAGCGTGATTAA
- a CDS encoding transporter substrate-binding domain-containing protein has translation MKKNQFSKYILSLLTIFYASFSHGETPPSTLEKIASQKVINIGYRNAPPYSYKTSDGHVVGYVIELCKDVTESLKKNLHLSNLVVNYVPVPLTARITMLNNNTVDMDCSINTDTIKRQSVVSFSRHYQSVYTRIGTRSNVDVLSIADLAGKTVSVTTSMDLTNLNLFNRAQNLNLLVLPQPTLEDAFDAMGSGKSYATAMNEVSLRALIESRVNPGNYKVSDITLGDSQTLGIMLRHDDIEFKKMIDSALLKRFKRDDFKPFYEQWFNGKLPDKNINLHMPLTPEMYEKIIL, from the coding sequence ATGAAAAAGAACCAATTCTCGAAATATATCCTGAGTTTACTGACCATTTTTTACGCGAGCTTTTCACATGGGGAAACGCCCCCATCAACGCTTGAAAAAATTGCCAGCCAAAAAGTCATTAATATTGGCTATCGCAACGCACCGCCTTATTCCTATAAAACCAGTGACGGACACGTGGTGGGCTATGTCATTGAATTATGCAAAGACGTCACCGAGTCGCTGAAAAAAAACCTCCATCTCAGCAATCTGGTTGTCAATTATGTTCCGGTACCGCTGACAGCCCGTATTACCATGCTAAACAATAATACGGTTGATATGGACTGTTCGATAAACACCGATACGATTAAACGCCAGAGCGTGGTCTCATTCTCTCGTCACTACCAGTCCGTTTATACACGCATCGGCACACGCTCAAATGTGGATGTTTTATCAATTGCCGATCTTGCGGGAAAAACGGTGAGCGTCACGACCTCAATGGATTTAACTAATCTCAATCTGTTTAATCGTGCCCAGAATCTTAATCTTCTTGTTTTACCGCAACCCACGCTGGAAGATGCGTTCGATGCGATGGGTAGCGGTAAAAGTTACGCCACCGCCATGAATGAAGTGTCACTCCGTGCGCTGATTGAAAGCCGCGTGAATCCGGGCAACTACAAGGTTTCGGACATCACTTTAGGTGACTCACAAACGCTTGGCATCATGTTACGGCATGACGATATTGAATTTAAAAAAATGATCGATAGCGCTCTTTTAAAGCGGTTTAAAAGAGACGACTTCAAGCCGTTTTATGAGCAGTGGTTTAATGGAAAATTGCCGGATAAAAATATTAACCTGCACATGCCGCTTACGCCTGAAATGTATGAAAAAATCATTCTCTAA
- a CDS encoding ester cyclase, with protein sequence MSSTETTNKASVASEKSNTKPTRDEPVLQVERRDFIDLVPEKRPRVQSLRGFDDCYTDIVDYIVRCTHKIWDERDVGLIYSHYTHNCVLYNALGTMYNREQVVQDTLQRLVAFPERRGMATQVIWNGNDVEGFYTSHLVTGSGRHTQYSHLGKPTNRTFVTRTVADCMIHENKIYREWVVSDNMAMMRQLGLDTDAVAYGMAKEQFDKGFRVTDIGENRRMVGQYPPEMECDVSIAHTDTEEQCLRWLHEIYNRRMLGKIKDVYAPNVQWHGPLMKELYGQAAVIHQTLALIGMIPDGAWMPQHICSNPCDEGGTKVAVRWIMEGHHLGYGELGKPTGERLFVMGMSHYHIVNGKVVDEWVVYDHLALLAQIKLGQMEE encoded by the coding sequence ATGTCTTCAACTGAAACAACAAATAAAGCATCGGTAGCTTCAGAGAAAAGCAATACAAAACCCACTCGCGATGAACCTGTATTACAAGTCGAACGCCGTGACTTTATTGATTTAGTGCCGGAGAAACGCCCGCGGGTACAATCATTAAGAGGATTTGATGACTGCTACACCGATATTGTCGATTATATCGTGCGCTGTACCCATAAAATATGGGACGAGCGTGACGTCGGGTTAATCTACTCCCACTATACGCATAACTGCGTTTTATATAATGCGCTCGGTACCATGTATAACCGCGAACAGGTTGTGCAGGATACTTTGCAACGTCTGGTGGCTTTCCCGGAACGTCGCGGTATGGCGACGCAGGTAATCTGGAACGGCAATGACGTTGAGGGTTTTTATACCTCGCACCTGGTAACGGGCTCGGGTCGCCACACCCAATACAGCCACCTTGGTAAACCCACTAACCGCACTTTTGTTACCCGCACCGTCGCCGACTGCATGATTCATGAGAACAAAATCTATCGTGAATGGGTGGTGAGCGACAACATGGCGATGATGCGCCAGCTCGGCCTGGATACCGATGCCGTGGCCTACGGCATGGCTAAAGAGCAGTTCGATAAAGGTTTCCGCGTGACCGACATTGGCGAGAACCGCCGCATGGTTGGGCAATATCCGCCGGAAATGGAGTGCGATGTCTCGATCGCCCATACCGACACTGAAGAGCAGTGTTTGCGCTGGCTGCATGAAATCTATAACCGCCGCATGCTCGGTAAAATCAAAGACGTTTACGCCCCGAATGTGCAGTGGCACGGCCCGCTAATGAAAGAGCTTTATGGCCAGGCGGCGGTTATTCACCAGACGCTGGCATTGATTGGCATGATCCCGGACGGCGCGTGGATGCCGCAGCATATCTGCTCCAATCCTTGCGATGAAGGCGGCACGAAAGTTGCGGTGCGCTGGATTATGGAAGGCCACCATTTGGGTTATGGCGAGTTGGGTAAACCTACCGGTGAACGCCTGTTCGTTATGGGGATGTCTCACTACCACATCGTTAACGGGAAAGTTGTGGATGAATGGGTGGTCTACGACCATCTGGCGCTGCTGGCACAAATCAAACTGGGACAAATGGAGGAGTAA
- a CDS encoding LacI family DNA-binding transcriptional regulator codes for MRNRLATLNDVAREAGVSQQTVSRVLNNPAQVSQRTREKVLQAMSALHYVPNRSAQLLAGKTMPALGLITSSLTYHAPSQIAAAIKSHAEEKHLQVSVAMPKGAQFESLQAVLNEFRAQNIRGVIANLPLESSLAERLTQENDDLACLFLDVPPETDVSCIRFDHQEGSGACVKHLWELGHRQFGLLAGPAHSISARLRLGCWRESLHRIGVSNAITVWGDWSASSGWAKTFELIHANPRISAIIVANDQMALGVLSALTQLKRTGASAVSVTGYDDTADSLFFQPALTTVAQDFDLLGQRAVECVTALMNQSDPRKRVLELLPTRLVVRESTYPCPQEKSGADIIEQLKSLINQL; via the coding sequence ATGCGAAACCGACTGGCTACTCTGAATGATGTGGCACGCGAAGCGGGCGTGTCTCAGCAAACCGTTTCACGCGTGCTGAACAATCCGGCCCAGGTTTCACAGCGCACCCGCGAGAAAGTACTGCAGGCAATGAGCGCATTACATTATGTTCCGAACCGTTCGGCTCAACTGCTGGCGGGTAAAACTATGCCTGCGTTAGGGCTTATCACCTCCTCGCTGACCTATCACGCGCCGTCGCAAATTGCCGCTGCCATCAAAAGCCATGCCGAAGAAAAACATTTGCAGGTCTCTGTCGCGATGCCCAAAGGGGCGCAGTTTGAATCATTGCAGGCGGTGCTTAATGAATTTCGCGCTCAAAATATTCGCGGTGTCATTGCGAATTTACCCCTTGAAAGCTCGCTTGCCGAACGGCTGACCCAGGAAAATGACGATCTGGCTTGTCTATTTTTGGATGTTCCACCCGAGACTGATGTCTCCTGTATTCGCTTTGATCATCAGGAAGGTTCCGGCGCATGCGTGAAACATTTATGGGAGTTGGGGCACCGTCAGTTCGGATTACTGGCAGGCCCTGCGCATTCCATTTCTGCACGATTACGCCTCGGCTGCTGGCGCGAATCACTGCATCGGATTGGCGTGAGCAATGCTATTACGGTCTGGGGCGACTGGAGCGCAAGCAGCGGCTGGGCAAAGACGTTTGAATTGATTCATGCCAACCCACGCATCAGCGCGATCATTGTGGCTAACGACCAGATGGCGTTAGGCGTCCTGAGTGCGCTAACGCAACTCAAGCGCACCGGTGCCAGCGCGGTTTCTGTGACGGGGTATGATGATACGGCGGACAGCCTCTTTTTCCAGCCGGCTCTCACGACGGTTGCTCAGGATTTCGACCTGCTGGGCCAACGTGCCGTTGAATGCGTAACGGCGCTAATGAATCAGTCGGACCCGCGCAAAAGAGTGCTTGAATTATTACCCACCCGGCTGGTGGTGCGTGAATCGACTTACCCCTGTCCGCAAGAAAAGTCGGGGGCAGACATCATCGAACAATTAAAATCTCTAATTAATCAACTTTAA